A stretch of DNA from Mycobacterium senriense:
GCCAGCGGCGGCCGGCTCGACATCCTGCTGGCCTCGGCGGAAGTCGCAACCAGTCACGACGTCGACCCCGACGGGGCCGTCGGCCGCGCGCTGTGTCTGGCGATCGACCCGGACCTGCTGGTCACCGTCAATGCGATGACCGCCGGCTATGTCGTGTCCGATTCCCCCGACGGCCCGGCGCAGCTGCCCGGCACCCCCACCCACCCGGGCGGCGGGCAGGCCACCGCGACCGAATGGCTGAACCGCCTGCGCGCCCTCGCGCACCGGACCTGCGTGGCCCCGCTCCCCTACGCGCAGGCCGATCTGGATGCCGTGCAGCGCGTCAACGATCCCGGCCTGAGCGCCATCGCCACCACGAGCGCCAACAACATCATCGACAAGATCCTGGACGTCTCCTCGATCCGCGGCGCCACGCTGGTGCCCGACGGCCCGCTGACCAGCCGCGCGGTCAAGCTGCTCGGCGCCAACGACAACACCGTCGCGATCGCCGCCACCGACCTGTCGGCCGCCGAGGCGCAGGGCTCCTCGGAAACCGCCGTCGACACCGCGCCCCGGCGGTTGTCCCCGCAAGTCGTGGTCGCGCCGTTCGACCCCGCCGTGGGCGCCGCGCTGGCCGGAGCGGGGACCAACCCCGAGGTGCCGACGTACCTGGACCCGTCCCTGACGGTTCGGCTCGGACATGATTCGGTGACCGCGCGCCGCCAGGACGCTCTGGGCTCGATCTTCTGGCACGCGCTGCGCCGCGACGACCCGCGCACCCAGATCCTGGTGCCGCCGACGACATGGAACCTGCAGGCCGACGATGCGCAGGTCATCCTGACCGCGCTGACCACCACCATCCGCTCCGGTCTGGCGGTGCCGCGCCCGCTGCCCGCGGTGATCGCGGAGGCCAACCAGGCTGTGCAAGCCCACCCCGAACCCCCGCAGGAGGTCGGCAGCTATACGTCCGCGCGCGGCCAGTTCAGCGACGACGTCACCGCCGGCATCACAGCGCAGGTCGGCCGGCTGTGGGGCTTGACGTCATCGCTGATGACCGACGACCGCACCGGGCTGACCGGCGTCCAGTACACCGCGCCGCTGCGCGAGGACATGCTGCGCGCGCTGAGCCAGTCGGAACCGCCGGACACCCGCAGCGGGTTGGCCCAGCAGCGCCTGGCGGTGGTCGGTAAGACGGTCAACGACCTGTTCGGCGCGGTGACGATCGTCAACCCTGGCGGCTCCTACACCCTCGCCACCGAGCACAGCCCGCTGCCGCTGGCGCTGCACAACGGGCTGGCCGTCCCGATCCGGGTGAGGCTGCATGTCGACGCGCCGCCGGGCATGAACGTCACCGACGTCGGCCAGATCGAACTGCCGCCGGGTTACCTGCCGCTGCGCGTTCCGATCGAAGTGAACTTCACCCAGCGGGTCGCCGTCGACGTCACCCTGCGGACCGCGGACGGTTTGCGGCTGGGCGAGCCCGTGCGGTTGTCGGTGCATTCCAACGCCTACGGCAAGGTCCTGTTCGCGATCACGCTGTCGGCCGCGGCGGTGCTGGTCCTGCTGGCCGGCCGCCGGCTGTGGCACCGCTTCCGGGGCCAGCCCGACCGCGCCGACCTGGACCGCCCCGACCCACCCGATGCCCGGCACGCCGCCGACGCCGGCCAGGCCCGCGACGAGGCCGACCAGCCGGTCGAACAAGAGCACCGCGTATGACCCCCGCTTATCGGCAGGCCCAACCACACCATCGCCTGCCCGAACCGCCCCGCCATTCCCGGATGCAGGGCTCACCGCCGACCGGTCCGTTGCCGCCCGTTGCCGCCGAGATCGATCGCCGGCGCCCCGAGCTGTCCGACGCGGCGCTGGTGTCGCGGTCGTGGGGGATGGCCTTCGCCACGTTGATCAGCCGGCTCACCGGCTTCGCCCGGGTGGTGCTGCTGGCCGCGATTCTGGGTGCGGCGTTGTCCAGCGCGTTCTCGGTGGCCAACCAGCTGCCCAACCTGGTGGCGGCCCTCGTGCTGGAGGCGACGTTCACCGCGATCTTCGTGCCGGTGCTGGCGCGCGCCGAGCAGAGCGACCCCGACGGCGGCGCGGCGTTCGTGCGGCGTCTGGTCACGTTGACGACGGCGCTGCTGGTCTTCGCCACTGTGCTTTCGGTGGTGGCCGCCCCGCTGCTGGTGCGGCTGATGCTGGGCCGCAACCCGCAAGTCAACGAGCCGCTCACCATCGCGTTCGCCTACCTGCTACTCCCCCAGGTCCTGGCCTACGGGCTGACATCGGTGTTCATGGCGATCCTGAACAACCGCAACGTGTTTGGGCCCACGGCGTGGGCACCGGTCCTCAACAACCTCGTCGCGCTGGTCACCCTCGGGGTCTACGCGCTGGTGCCGGGCGAGCTCTCGGTCGATCCCGTCCGGATGGGCAACGCCAAGCTGCTGGTGCTCGCCGTCGGCACCACGCTGGGCGTGTTCGCCCAGACCGGACTGCTGCTGGTGGCGCTGCGACGCCAGCGCGTCGACCTACGCCCCCTGTGGGGAATCGACCAGCGGCTCAAGCGCTTTGGCACCATGGCCGCCGCGATGGTGCTCTACGTGCTGATCAGCCAGCTCGGCCTGGTGGTCGGCAACCAGATCGCCAGTACCGCGGCGGCATCCGGCCCCGCGATCTACAACTACACGTGGCTGGTCCTGATGCTGCCGTTCGGCATGATCGGCGTGACCGTGCTGACCGTGGTGATGCCGCGGCTGAGCCGCAACGCCGCCGCCGACGACACCAAAGCCGTGCTGGGTGACCTCTCGCTGGCGACCCGGCTGACATTGATCACCCTGATCCCGATCGTGGCGTTCATGACGGTCGGCGGTCCGGCGATGGGCAGCGCGCTGTTCGCCTACGGCCATTTCGGAAACGTCGACGCCGGATACCTGGGCGCCGCGATCACCCTGTCGGCCTTCACGCTGATTCCCTACGGCCTGGTGCTGCTGCAGCTGCGGGTGTTCTACGCGCGCGAACAGCCGTGGACGCCGATCGTCATCATCCTGGTCATTACGGCCGTCAAGATCCTGGGCTCTGTGCTGGCACCGCACCTCACCGATGACCCCAAGCTGGTGGCCGGTTTCCTGGGGCTGGCCAACGGCATCGGATTCCTGGCCGGCGCCGTCATCGGCTACGTCCTGCTGCGACGCGCCCTGCTGTCGGTCGGTGGCCACCTGATCGGCGTGGGTGAAGTCCGCACCATCCTGGTGACGCTCACCGCGTCGATGCTGGCCGGATTGATTGCCCATGTGATCGACCGGCTGCTCGGGCTGAACCGGCTCACCGAGCACGGCGGCGCCGGTTCCCTGCTTCGCCTGCTGGTGCTGGGGCTGATCATGCTGCCGATCACGGCCGCCGTCATGCTGCGCGCTCAAGTCCCCGAGGCACGGGCGGCGCTGGACGTGCTCCGGTACCGCATCACGGGCCGCGGACCGCGCCCCCGCAAACCGAGTGCCAAGGATCGATCGTCCCACCGGCGCCCGGTCACGTACCCTGAGCAGAGGAATTCGTCCCCGCCTGGGGTAAATGCGGTCCAGGAGCCGATCCGGCGCAGGCCTCCGGAGCGGGCAAACCGAGCCCGGCTAGTGAAAGGACCGGAGGTGACCGATCGCCCGATCGAGAGCGCAGCCCCCGGCGCTGGGCCTGGCGCAGGCTCAGGTACCTCGCTGCCGCGGCCGGTCGCCGACGACTTTCAGCCTGACATTCCGGCCGACGAGCCCAAGCGGCCCGCCCCGCGCCCGTCCGACAAGGCCAACGACGATATCCCCGGCGAAGCCCGGCGGGCACCGACCCCGTTCGAAGCGCCGCGCGAACGTCGCGCGGATTCCGCCGGAGACGACGTGCACCTGGTCCCCGGCGCCCGCATCGCCGGCGGCCGCTACCGCCTGCTGGTCTTCCACGGCGGCGCCCCACCGCTGCAGTTCTGGCAGGCGCTGGACACCGCGCTGGACCGGCAGGTGGCGCTGACCTTCGTCGACCCGGACGGGGCCCTGCCCGGTGAGGTCCTGCAGGAGATCTTGTCGCGCACCCTGCGGCTCAGCCGCATCGACAAGCCCGGTATCGCCCGCGTGCTCGACGTGGTGCACACCGGCGCCGGCGGCCTCGTCGTCTCCGAGTGGATTCGCGGTGGCTCGCTGCAGGAGGTGGCGGACACCGCACCCTCACCGGTGGGCGCGGTACGGGCCATGCAGTCGCTGGCCGCCGCCGCGGACGCGGCCCACCGCGCCGGCGTCGCCCTGTCGATCGACCACCCCAGCCGGGTCCGGGTCAGCATCGAGGGCGATGTGGTGCTGGCATACCCGGCGACCATGCCCGACGCCAACCCGCAGGACGACATCCGCGGCATCGGTGCCGCGCTCTACGCCTTGCTGGTCAACCGCTGGCCCATCGTGGAGAGCGGGGTGCGCAGCGGGCTCGCGGCGGCCGAGCGCGACTCCTCGGGCAACCCCGTCGAACCCATGTCCCTCGACCGCGACATCCCCTTCCAAATCTCCGCCGTCGCCGTCCGCGCGGTCCAGGAGGACGGCGGAATACGCAGCGCCTCAACGCTTTTGAACCTGCTCCAGCAGGCCACCGCGGTCGCCGACCGCACCGAGGTCCTCGGCCCGATCGACGATTCGCCTTCGCCGTCGACGGCTCTGATCTCACCGGGTCAGGAGCAGGCGACCTTCGCGCGCCGGCGGCGCAATGTGCTCATCGGAGTCGGCGCCGGCCTCGCCGTCATCGTGGTCGCCCTGCTCGTGCTGGCGTCGATCGTGAGCAAGATCTTCGGCAACGTCGGCGGCGGCCTGAACAAGGACGAGCTCGGGCTGAACGGCCCCTCGTCGTCGTCGTCCGCGCCGGCCTCGGCGCCCGCCCCATCCGCGGCCGCGGGCAGCGTCGTCAAACCCACCAAGGCGACCGTCTTCTCCCCCGACGGCGACGCCGACAATGCGGGGACGGCCGGGCAGGCGATCGACGGCGATCCCTCGACGGCCTGGGCGACCGAGGTCTACAGCGACGCCGTCCCCTTCCCCAGCTTCAAGCAGGGCGAGGGGCTGATCTTGCAGCTGCCCAGCCCCACCGTGATCGGCCAAGTCAGCATCGACACCCCCAGCAACGGAACCAAGGTCGAGATCCGCGCAGCCTCCTCGCCCAGCCCGTCCAGCCTCAACGACACGACCGTGCTGGCGCCGGCCTTCACGCTCAAACCCGGCCACAACGTCATTCCGGTCAAGGCCGGCTCACCGACGTCGAATTTGCTGGTGTGGATCTCCACGCTGGGCTCCACCAACGGGAAGAGCCAAGCGGGCTTTTCGGAGATCACGGTCCAGGCCGCGTCCTGATCCGCGGGCCATTCACACACTCACACAACCTGTTGCGAGTGAAGTGCCGCGGCATACGCAATTGGTTAATGTCCGCCCGTGGGCTTCGGGAGAAACGCCGAGCAAGAGCGCAGTGACGCCGAGCTGCTAGCGGCCCATGTGGCCGGCGATCGGTACGCCTTCAGCGAGCTTTTCCTCCGCCACCAGCGGCACCTGCATCGGCTCGCCCGCCTGACCACCCGCACCCCCGAGGACGCGGAGGACGCGCTACAGGACGCCATGCTCTCCGCTCACCGCGGCGCCGGCGCATTCCGGCATGACGCCGCCGTCGGCAGCTGGCTGCATCGCATCGTCGTCAACGCCTGCCTGGACCGGCTGCGCCGCACCAAAGCGCACCCGACCGTGCCGCTGGAAGACATCTATCCGGTGGCCGATCGCACGGCTCAGGTCGAGACCACGATGGCGGTGCAGCGCGCCCTGATGCGGCTTCCGGTCGAGCAGCGGGCCGCGGTGGTGGCCGTCGACATGCAGGGGTATTCGGTGGCCGACACCGCCCGCCTGCTCGGCGTCGCCGAAGGCACGATCAAGAGCCGCTGCGCTCGCGGCCGGGTGCGGCTCGCCGAACTGCTGGGCTACCTCAACGCCGGCGCGCACGCCCTGCCCGACGCCGCCGCCGGCCAGGCCTGAACCTCTCCGCGTCCGGCCGCCCCCGCGGGCCATGCGTGGCCATCGGTGCGTGCATGACGGACACTAGGTCCGATGAACGCAGCGGACGACGACGCGGCGGATGACCGCAGTGCGGGATCAGACCCACCGCTGACCGTCGAACTGCTCGCCGACCTGCAGGCCGGCATTCTCGACGACGAGGCCGCCACCCGTGTCCGCAGCCAAGTCCGCGCCGACCCGCACGCCGCCGACGTGCTAAACGCCTTGAATCGAGTCCGCCGCGACGTCGCCGCCGTCGGCGCCGATCCGGGCGCGCCACCCGACCCTCCCCCACAGGTGACCGGCCGAGTTTCGGCGGCGTTGCGCGCCGCGGATCCTGCGTCCACCGACGAGAACGGCCCGGTCGATCATTCCGCACGCCCACACCTGCGTCCGGCCCGCACCATCGCGGCCGCCGCCGGCGTGTGCGCGGCGCTCGCCGCGATCGGCTTCGGGACCGTCGCCCTGCTGCACGTGCCCGAACCCGCCCCGGACACCCCCGGCGATATCCAGCACATCACGGTGTCGACCTCGCCGATGGAAATCCCGCTTTCGCAGAACGAAATCCTCGGCCTGCTCGGCCGCAGCCCCGACTACGGCACACTCAACGACCCGGCGCGGCGCGCCTCCTGCCTCACCGGTCTCGGCTATCCCGCGTCCACGCAGGTCCTGGGGGCGCGCCCGGTCGAAATCAACGCCCGCCCCGGAATCGTTCTGGTCATCCCCGGTGACAGCCCGCACATCCTGGCCGTGTTCGCGGTATCGCCGAACTGCAGCGCCGCCGATACCGGACTACTGGCCAATACCCAGGTCCCCCGCCCCTAATGTGGTCCCATGGGTACGACACACCCGGGAACAGCCGTACCTACGCTGGCGTTTACACAGATCCAGAGATGAATCGCTTGAAAGGTTTTAATGACCGCCGACACAGTGCATGACGTGATCGTTATTGGTTCGGGTCCTGCGGGGTATACCGCGGCGTTGTATGCGGCGCGGGCGCAGTTGGCGCCGGTGGTGTTTGAGGGGACGTCGTTTGGTGGGGCGTTGATGACGACGACCGAGGTGGAGAATTTCCCGGGGTTTCGCGACGGGATCACGGGTCCGGAGTTGATGGATCAGATGCGTGAGCAGGCGTTGCGGTTCGGGGCGGATCTGCGGATGGAAGACGTCGAATCGGTGTCGCTGGACGGGCCGGTGAAGTCGGTGACCACCGCCGAGGGTGAGACGGTGCGGGCGCGGTCGGTGATTTTGGCGATGGGTGCGGCGGCGCGTTATTTGGGGGTGCCCGGTGAGCAGGAGTTGTTGGGCCGCGGCGTGTCGTCGTGTGCGACCTGTGATGGGTTCTTTTTCAAGGACCAGGACATTGCGGTGATCGGGGGTGGTGACTCGGCGATGGAGGAGGCCACGTTTTTGACCCGCTTTGCCCGCAGTGTGACGTTGGTGCACCGCCGCGACGAGTTCCGCGCGTCGCGGATCATGCTGGACCGCGCCCGCGCGAACGACAAGATCACGATCTTGACGAACAAGGCGGTGGAGGCGGTCGAGGGTGAGCAGACCGTGACCGGGGTGCGGCTGCGTGATACCGGCACCGGTGAGGTGTCCACGTTGGCGGTGAGCGGGGTGTTCGTGGCGATCGGGCATGACCCGCGTTCGGAGTTGGTGCGCGACGTGCTGCAGACCGACCCTGAGGGTTATGTGCTGGTCCAAGGCCGCACCACCAGTACGTCGATTGATGGGGTGTTCGCCGCCGGGGACCTGGTGGATCGCACCTACCGCCAGGCCGTCACCGCCGCGGGCAGCGGCTGCTCGGCCGCCATCGACGCCGAACGCTGGCTCGCCGACCACGAAGAGGCCAGCGCCGCCGCACAGGGCGACGCCACCGAATTTCCGGGCAGTACCGACACATTGATTGGAGCGCCACAATGACCGACGCCGAAAAAGCCGGTGCCACAATAGAAGTCTCCGACGCGTCATTCTCCACCGAGGTGTTGTCGAGCGATAAGCCTGTGCTGGTTGACTTTTGGGCGACCTGGTGCGGGCCCTGCAAGATGGTTGCGCCGGTTCTCGAGGAGATCGCCAGCGAGCGCGGCGAACACCTCACCGTTGCCAAGCTCGACGTCGACGCCAACCCCGAAACCGCGCAGAACTTCCAGGTGGTCTCCATTCCCACCCTGATCCTGTTCAAAGACGGGCAGCCGGTGAAGCGGATCGTCGGCGCGAAGGGCAAGGCGTCTTTACTGCGTGAGCTCTCCGACGCCGTGCCCGACCTCGGCTGACATTCATTAATTCGTCGCACCACGCCCCGCGCACAGCCTGGGGTTTTCCCGAATCTGCGAAGCGTCTGCGACAATACGGTTAGCTGTTGCCCACATCTGAGCTTGTCAGTTAGTCCCGGAGGACCCTTGGTATGTCGAGTCCGCGCCGCGAATACGGCGACGCGCTGCGCTGTGGTGACCGCAGCGCAGCTGTGACCGAGATCCGGGCAACGCTGGCCACACTGGGCCTGCTGGATAGCTCCGAGGACGATCTCGATACCGGGCGGCACGTGGCCCTCGAACTTTTCGATGCCGAGCTTGACCAGGCGGTTCGCGCCTTTCAACAGCATCGCGGTCTGCTGGTGGACGGCATCGTCGGTGAGGCCACCTACCGGGCGCTGAAGGAGGCGTCGTACCGGCTCGGTGCCCGCACGCTGTATCACCAATTCGGCGCCCCGCTGTTCGGCGATGACGTCGCCACGTTGCAGGCACGGCTGCAGGACCTTGGCTTCTACACCGGTCTGGTCGACGGCTACTTCGGGTTGCAGACCCACAACGCTTTGATGTCATATCAGCGCGAGTACGGGCTCTCCGCCGACGGCATCTGCGGCCCGGAAACTTTGCGCTCCTTTCACTTCCTGAGTTCGCGGGTCACCGGCGGCTCTCCGCACGCGCTGCGCGAGGAGGAGCTGGTTCGCTCATCCGGTCCCAAACTGTCGGGCAAGCGGATCATCATCGATCCGGGCCGTGGCGGCGCGGACCACGGCACCATCATGCAGGGTCCGTCGGGACCGGTCAGTGAAGCAGATGTGTTGTGGGACTTGGCCAGCCGCCTCGAGGGGCGGATGGCGGCGATCGGCATGGAGACCTTCCTGTCCCGACCGGTCGGCCGCAGCCCCCTCGATGCCGAACGCGCCGCCACCGCGAACAACGTCGGCGCCGACCTGATGATCAGCCTGCGCTGCGAAAGTCAGATCAGCCCCGCCGCCAATGGGGTGGCCTCCTTTCACTTCGGCAACTCGCATGGATCGGTCTCCACCATCGGGCGTAATCTCGCCGACTTCATCCAGCGAGAAGTGGTGGCCCGCACCGGTTTACGGGACTGCCGCACGCACGGCCGGACATGGGACCTGCTGCGTCTGACCCGGATGCCGACGGTGCAGGTCGACGTCGGCTATATCACCAACCCGCGGGATCGCTCGATGCTGGTCTCGACCCAGACCCGTGACGCCATCGCCGAGGGGATCCTCGCCGCGGTCAAGCGGCTCTACCTGTTGGGCAAGAACGACCGGCCCACTGGCACATTCACTTTCGCCGAATTACTGGCCCACGAACTGTCGGTGGAACGCACCAGCCAACTCGGCGGTTCCTAGGTTCTAACCACCCTGGGTGGTTTTCAGCGCATTCGCTGCCGTGGACCCCGCGCCCACCGGCTGCTCGAAATGCGCGTTCTCCAGCAGGCGCTCCAGGGCGGCCTCCACTTCCGCCTTCCACCCGAGACCCTTGTCGAGCTCGAGGCGCAGCCGCGGGAAGTACGTATGCGGGGCCACCACAACGAAACCCGCGTCTTTCAAGAAGTCCGCATCCATGACGCAGTGATCGACCGAGCAGTCGCCGACGGCTTCCAGGACCGGCCGCACGTCAGGACCGACGAGGCACGGATCCTGCAATTCGGAGGCCGCCGGGGTGCGGCCGAACGCTTCAAGCGCGCGGACGCCGCGGCGCACCAGTTCGTCGATAACCCGGGCGATCAAACCGTGCGGTAAATCGTCGGCCGCCGGCCCGGGTTCGATGCCCATCGACGTCAGCAGCACCGCGTCCGCGGACACCGGACCGGTCGGGAATCGCTGCGCCCGGGGCACCGCCCGCGGCGGCGCATAGAACACGTAGCCCAGGCACGGCGGCTCGGCCTGGCTTCGCTCATCGGGGACGGCGGTCGCGACCTGTCCGCACGAGCCCCACTCCAGCATCACCATCGAGAGCCACGCTTCTTTTTCGAATTCGGGGTCGGTGAGGTGATCCTGATTACCGAGGGTCGCTGGATCGACTTCCCAGAAGACGCACCGGCGTGCGTGCTTGGGAAGCTGCTCGAATGCCTCGAGCCGTAGCGGCATGATTCGAGCGGACACTAGCCTCCTGGCTCCTGTGCGGTACTGCAGCGATCTGCGCCGACAACCCCTCCAGAATAGGAGAGGTTGTCGTGATCGGGCCAGCTTTGGCCTGGCCACGGGGGTGGGCGGTCCCGAAAGCTCGGCGCCGCGCCACCGCATCGCGCCAGTAATCGAAAGTTGTTGATGCGCATGCCGTTTCGTCAATCCGAAACACCTGGAATACGTGCAGTCCCCGCAAAAACAGCCTCGGTGTCACAGTGACGTAATTACACGATGTCCTAGTTCATGCCTTGGGCGGGGACATAACGTCGATGATCCGCTGCAAATCGTCCACCGAACCGAACTCGACGACGATCTTGCCCTTGCGTTTCCCCAGACTGACCGTGACCCGGGTGTCGAAGGCTGTGGAGAGCTTGTCGGCAACGTCTTGCAGGCCCGGCATCTGGATCGGCTTGCGGCGCGGTGCCGTCGGCGTGGCCGGGCCACCCCGGTTGGCCAAGGTGACCGCCTCCTCGGTGGCCCGCACCGACAGCCCCTCGGCGACGATCCGGGTGGCCAGTTCCTCCTGCGCCTCCGGGCCCGCCTCCAGCGACAGCAGTGCGCGCGCGTGACCGGCGGAAAGCACCCCGGCGGCCACCCGACGCTGCACCGCGATCGGCAGCTTGAGCAAGCGGATCATGTTGGTGATCAACGGCCGGGACCGACCGATGCGTGCAGCCAGTTCATCGTGGGTGACACCGAACTCGTCGAGCAGCTGTTGGTAGGCGGCCGCCTCTTCCAACGGGTTCAGCTGCACGCGATGGATGTTTTCCAACAGGGCGTCGCGCAGCAGATTGTCGTCGCCCGTTTCGCGCACGATCGCCGGGATGGTCGCCAGGCCGGCCTCTTGGGCCGCGCGCCAGCGCCGCTCCCCCATCACGATCTGATAACGCGCTCCGCTCGCGGAATCCTTGACGGCTCGCACCACGATCGGCTGCAAGAGCCCGAACTCGCGGATGGAGTGCACCAGTTCCGACAGCGCCTCCTCGTCGAAGACCTGCCGGGGCTGACGGGGGTTGCGTTCGATGTCGGCCGGCGCGATCTCGCGATAGACCGCTCCCACCGACGACGCGTCCTGTGCCGGCGGTCCCCCGATCAAGACGTCGGCGGCGGCGTCGCCCATCCGCGGGCCGAGTGTCGCCGGCCCGGAGTCACCCTCCGCGGGGCCGGTCGGAATTAGCGAAGCCAGGCCCCGGCCGAGGCCGCCCTTCTTGCGTAACGGCTGCGTCATAGTCGTCCCTTCGCGGATGGTGGTCAATCGCGCTCGGCGAGTTCGCGGCTCGCATCGAGATAGCTCATCGCCCCGCGTGAGCCGGGGTCGTAATCGATGATGGTCATGCTGTAGCCGGGCGCCTCGGAAACCTTCACGCTGCGTGGAATCACCGTGCGCAACACCTTGCTTCCGAAGTATCGGCGCACCTCTTCCGCGACCTGGTCCGCGAGTTTGGTGCGGCCGTCGTACATGGTCAGGACGACGGTGGTCACCTCAAGCTTGGGATTGAGGTGCGCCTTCACCATTTCGATGTTGCGCATCAGCTGCGAGACGCCCTCGAGAGCGTAGTACTCGCACTGGATCGGGATCATGACCTCCGGCGCAGCGACGAGTGCGTTGATAGTCAGCAACCCGAGCGATGGCGGGCAGTCGATGAAGACGCAGTCGAAGTCGAGGGTGTCGAGGTCGGCCAGCGCGGTGCGCAGTCGGTTCTCGCGCGCAACCATGCTGACCAATTCGATTTCGGCACCGGCCAGGTCGATCGTCGCCGGGATGCAGAACAGGCGCTCGTTGTGCGGGCTCTGCCGGAGCGCGTCATGCACGGCGACCTCGCCGAGCAAAACCTCGTACGACGATGGCGTCCCCGATTGACGGTCCGTGATGCCGAGCGCCGTGCTGGCGTTGCCCTGAGGGTCGAGGTCGATGACGAGGGTTTTGAGTCCCTGCAGCGCGAGGGCAGCCGCGAGGTTGACGGCGGTGGTCGTCTTCCCGACGCCGCCCTTCTGGTTCGCGACCGTGAACACCCGGCGACGCGACGGCCGGCGCAGCGGCGGGTAGGTGGTGTGCAGCACCCGCATCGCGCGCTCGGCGGCGGCCCCGATCGGGGTGTCGAATTCATCCGCTGTTTCACGTGAAACATTCGTCCCGGCGGTCGGCGGGGGGGCAACCGGTGGTGGGGCGGACACATCCGGATTCGCCGCCGCTGGGGCGGGCGCTGCCGCCTGGTGAACGTCTGCCGGCGCCTGCGGAGCCACCGGCCAATCTCCTGAAGAACTCATCGGGTTCCGGCCTTCCCGGTCCGTGCCGGCTTGTGGTGTGGCGGCTTTCCGCGTCGCGCTGAAACTACGGTTGCCGGGGGACGCAAATAGGTCGCGCCACATGTCACCACCCTGACATCAGCGGCGCCCGATGCTGCCATCACACGCCGGTACTGTTCAACTTCGTCGGAAGCGCGCTCCCCCTTGATGGCGAGCATCCGTCCGTTGGGGCGTAATAGTGGCAAGCTCCACTTCGTCAGCTTGTCCAATGATGCAACCGCTCGCGACACCGCAGCATCCCTCTCCCCGAACCGGCTGCGCACTCCCGGTTCCTCCGCACGGCCACGGACCACCTCGACGGCTAACCCTAGTTCGTTGATGACCTCGTTGAGAAATTCGCTGCGCCGCAGCAGCGGCTCTAGCAATACGACGTCGAGATCGGGCCGCGCGATCGCCAGGGGTATGCCGGGCAGGCCCGCCCCGCTGCCGATGTCGATGATCCGTTCGCCCGAGCCGAGTAGCTCACC
This window harbors:
- a CDS encoding ParB/RepB/Spo0J family partition protein, with amino-acid sequence MTQPLRKKGGLGRGLASLIPTGPAEGDSGPATLGPRMGDAAADVLIGGPPAQDASSVGAVYREIAPADIERNPRQPRQVFDEEALSELVHSIREFGLLQPIVVRAVKDSASGARYQIVMGERRWRAAQEAGLATIPAIVRETGDDNLLRDALLENIHRVQLNPLEEAAAYQQLLDEFGVTHDELAARIGRSRPLITNMIRLLKLPIAVQRRVAAGVLSAGHARALLSLEAGPEAQEELATRIVAEGLSVRATEEAVTLANRGGPATPTAPRRKPIQMPGLQDVADKLSTAFDTRVTVSLGKRKGKIVVEFGSVDDLQRIIDVMSPPKA
- a CDS encoding ParA family protein, which translates into the protein MSSSGDWPVAPQAPADVHQAAAPAPAAANPDVSAPPPVAPPPTAGTNVSRETADEFDTPIGAAAERAMRVLHTTYPPLRRPSRRRVFTVANQKGGVGKTTTAVNLAAALALQGLKTLVIDLDPQGNASTALGITDRQSGTPSSYEVLLGEVAVHDALRQSPHNERLFCIPATIDLAGAEIELVSMVARENRLRTALADLDTLDFDCVFIDCPPSLGLLTINALVAAPEVMIPIQCEYYALEGVSQLMRNIEMVKAHLNPKLEVTTVVLTMYDGRTKLADQVAEEVRRYFGSKVLRTVIPRSVKVSEAPGYSMTIIDYDPGSRGAMSYLDASRELAERD
- the rsmG gene encoding 16S rRNA (guanine(527)-N(7))-methyltransferase RsmG — protein: MFHVKHVGPGDAAVGPSGQEAGIRAAPDSAAAIFGDRLGTAQHYAELLATAGVERGLLGPREVDRIWDRHILNSAVLGELLGSGERIIDIGSGAGLPGIPLAIARPDLDVVLLEPLLRRSEFLNEVINELGLAVEVVRGRAEEPGVRSRFGERDAAVSRAVASLDKLTKWSLPLLRPNGRMLAIKGERASDEVEQYRRVMAASGAADVRVVTCGATYLRPPATVVSARRGKPPHHKPARTGKAGTR